The Syntrophorhabdaceae bacterium sequence TATGTTCGTTACTGCCGAAGTGCTCGTGAGCGTGGCGATGATGCGGATTTTAGTTCCCTTTAACATCACCGATACAAGTGGGAAGTCGGAAACAGTGGCAAAATCCGCCGTTCCTCCGATGACGGCGTCGAGAGCTTCTTTTCCGGAGGAGAAAGGCAGATAGGTTACCTCTAACCCCTCGCCCTTAAAGTACCCTTTTTCAAGGGCAACATAGAGCTGAGCCGAAGTCAAAGAGCGTCCATCCGCAAACCTGACCTTTTGAGATGGGCCGATGCTCGTGCCGGGGCGTGAAAGGATGTACCCGCCGAGTCCGGCACCCAAGAGAATGATGAGTGCGGCGGCAGCAAACAAATAGGCCTTCTTCCTGTTTCGCATGCGATCCCCTTCTTTCCGGGTCATTCTCATCGCGATGCCTTTGGATGGACAATGGTCACCGCCTCAGGCCTGACCGATTCCAGACCTTCAAAGTAGAGGTAGTCCAGGTAGTTCGGCATATCCTTCCTCTCGGTGCGCTTGTTCTTCATGAGCCATCGCGTTTGACTCTCAAGGTTCTCGACGAGCAACGGGCTAAGGGAAATGTTGGGCCTGTAGGATTTCCAGAATGCTTCAAAAGCGCCTTCCTTTACTCCCGCATATCGTGTGATTATCAGCCGGGCTTCTTTGGGGTTCTCCTCAATGAAAACGTCTGCCTTCAGCAGGGCTCGCAAGACGCGCGTGACGGTCTCCGGATTACTGTGAGCGAATTCCTGCGTGGCCGCAATATTCCAGGTCTGCTTGTAAATGTTTTGCTCGTCGCCGTAAAAGACGACGCCGTTCTCCCCCAGTTGGGCGCCGAGGTTAGATAATACAGACTCCCATGTCACGGCTGCCTGTATCTCGCCCTGTCTGAATGCGTCGGCCATCCCTTTGGGCGATACATCCACCGTATGAACATCTTTTCTCGGTACGCGATTGAAGAGCAGGAAGCTGTCGAGAATAAACTCTGCGTTGGTCCCATAGCTCACGCCTATTTTCTTACCCTGTAAATCATTGACGGAAGATATCCCCTGATCTTTTCGGGCGACGATGCCAGTCAGTTCCGGCGTGCTGGATAACGTGGCGATGACGCAGATTTTGGCCCCTTTCAGCACCTCAATGGCAATGGGCATGTCGGTGGCGGTTCCAAAATCGGCCTTTCCCGTGACAACCTCGCGCAGGGTCTCTTTCCCGAGGCCGAAGGGCGAATACGAGACCTCCAGCCCTTCTTGCGTGAAATATCCCTTTTCAAGGGCAATATAGAGCGGAGCCGAAGGTAAATATACGG is a genomic window containing:
- a CDS encoding NrtA/SsuA/CpmA family ABC transporter substrate-binding protein — encoded protein: MKTKGYLFPLGSILILLALGLGSYLLSHSGARRSGPPIKVRFADAVYLPSAPLYIALEKGYFTQEGLEVSYSPFGLGKETLREVVTGKADFGTATDMPIAIEVLKGAKICVIATLSSTPELTGIVARKDQGISSVNDLQGKKIGVSYGTNAEFILDSFLLFNRVPRKDVHTVDVSPKGMADAFRQGEIQAAVTWESVLSNLGAQLGENGVVFYGDEQNIYKQTWNIAATQEFAHSNPETVTRVLRALLKADVFIEENPKEARLIITRYAGVKEGAFEAFWKSYRPNISLSPLLVENLESQTRWLMKNKRTERKDMPNYLDYLYFEGLESVRPEAVTIVHPKASR